The Streptomonospora litoralis genome window below encodes:
- a CDS encoding TetR/AcrR family transcriptional regulator: MPRAGLTPAAVTEEAARICDEQGYDRLSLAAVAKRLGVAVPSLYKHVGGLEALRREVGMAAAADFARVLGDAAIGRAGADALRRVLHAYRDYASTRPGRYAALQRAPRSEVDEEAAAVFSRSMEVLVPVVQGFGLADDVLVDAIRTLRSTVHGFVDLETRRGFGLPQSIDRSFEVLVESLVRTLRDWPASADSADVGDPAEG, translated from the coding sequence GTGCCTAGGGCAGGTCTCACCCCCGCAGCCGTCACCGAAGAAGCCGCGCGGATCTGCGACGAGCAGGGGTATGACCGGCTCTCCCTGGCCGCCGTCGCCAAGCGGCTCGGGGTCGCGGTGCCCAGCCTGTACAAGCACGTCGGCGGACTGGAGGCGCTGCGCCGCGAGGTCGGCATGGCCGCGGCCGCGGACTTCGCCCGGGTGCTCGGCGACGCGGCGATCGGCCGCGCCGGCGCCGACGCGCTCCGCCGAGTGCTCCACGCCTACCGCGATTACGCCAGTACCCGTCCGGGGCGCTATGCGGCGCTGCAGCGGGCGCCGCGCTCCGAGGTAGACGAGGAGGCCGCGGCGGTCTTCTCCCGCTCCATGGAGGTCCTCGTGCCGGTGGTGCAGGGTTTCGGCTTGGCCGACGATGTGCTTGTCGACGCCATCCGCACCCTGCGCAGCACCGTCCACGGATTCGTCGACTTGGAGACGCGCAGGGGTTTCGGACTTCCGCAGAGCATCGACCGCAGCTTCGAGGTGCTGGTGGAGTCGCTCGTGCGAACGCTGCGGGACTGGCCCGCGTCCGCCGATTCCGCGGACGTCGGCGACCCGGCCGAGGGGTAA
- the lhgO gene encoding L-2-hydroxyglutarate oxidase → MMSIERIGIVGGGIIGLALARWITVNRPGARVTVLEKEDAVARHQTGHNSGVVHAGLYYRPGSLKATLCRRGTSLLRDYCAARGLPFEQVGKVLVAQDGEDSARLDDIERRAEANGVPGVTRLGPEGVREVEPHVRGVAGLHSPTTAVTDFVAVAEALADDVRRAGGKVVLGAPVIALRQDTDTAEVLTGDPRGERVRRSFDSVIICGGLHSDRLARMAGAAEDPRIVPFRGQYHELAPGSRYLVRGLVYPVPDPRYPFLGVHLTRHVHGEVMAGPNAILATAREGYRLRDVLPRDFADTLSSPGFWRLARRHWTMGAREMAVSASTTVFARQARRLVPAVTAADLRPAPAGVRAQALTRKGELLDDFAIDTHGRVACVRNAPSPAATSSLAIAEHLGEKVLFGST, encoded by the coding sequence CTGATGAGCATCGAACGCATCGGCATCGTCGGAGGCGGCATCATCGGTCTCGCGCTCGCCCGGTGGATCACGGTCAATCGCCCGGGCGCCCGTGTCACCGTCCTGGAGAAGGAGGATGCGGTCGCCCGCCACCAGACCGGGCACAACAGCGGGGTGGTCCACGCGGGCCTGTACTACCGGCCGGGGTCGCTCAAGGCGACGCTGTGCAGGCGCGGCACGTCGCTGCTGCGCGACTACTGCGCCGCGCGCGGTCTGCCGTTCGAGCAGGTCGGCAAGGTGCTGGTGGCCCAGGACGGCGAGGACTCCGCACGGCTGGACGACATCGAGCGCCGGGCCGAGGCCAACGGTGTGCCCGGGGTGACGCGGCTCGGCCCCGAAGGTGTGCGTGAGGTCGAGCCGCACGTGCGCGGCGTGGCCGGGCTGCACTCGCCGACGACGGCCGTCACCGATTTCGTCGCGGTCGCCGAGGCCCTCGCCGACGACGTGCGCCGGGCCGGAGGCAAGGTGGTTCTCGGCGCTCCGGTGATCGCGCTGCGCCAAGACACCGACACCGCCGAGGTGCTCACCGGCGACCCGCGCGGCGAGCGGGTGCGGCGCTCCTTCGACTCGGTGATCATCTGCGGCGGTCTGCACAGCGACCGCCTGGCCCGCATGGCGGGTGCGGCCGAGGATCCGCGCATCGTGCCTTTCCGCGGGCAGTACCACGAGCTGGCGCCGGGCAGCCGCTACCTGGTGCGGGGCCTGGTGTATCCCGTGCCCGACCCGCGCTACCCCTTTCTGGGCGTGCACCTGACCCGGCACGTGCACGGCGAGGTGATGGCGGGGCCGAACGCGATCCTGGCCACGGCGCGCGAAGGCTACCGGCTCCGCGACGTGCTGCCGCGCGACTTCGCCGACACTCTGTCCTCGCCGGGATTCTGGCGGCTGGCCCGGCGGCATTGGACCATGGGAGCCCGCGAGATGGCGGTTTCGGCCTCGACCACCGTGTTCGCCCGCCAGGCACGCCGCCTCGTTCCCGCGGTCACCGCCGCCGACCTGCGCCCCGCCCCCGCGGGGGTGCGTGCGCAGGCGCTCACCCGCAAGGGCGAACTGCTCGACGACTTCGCGATCGACACCCACGGCCGGGTGGCCTGCGTGCGCAACGCCCCCTCGCCGGCGGCGACCTCGTCGCTGGCCATCGCCGAGCACCTGGGCGAGAAGGTGCTCTTCGGGTCAACTTGA
- a CDS encoding GmrSD restriction endonuclease domain-containing protein: MTASTLAAAATAVALALTATAPAQAAPPPPPSLSQAQYQLAQLRVEPENSSSDYDRDLFPHWSPVEGNCNAREMVLRRDGVGVSVGADCYPDSGSWSSPYDDFSTTDPSEASVDHMVALSEAWVSGADTWSTSRRESFANDLSAPQLWAVSASSNSSKGDRDPAEWLPERTAVHCDYTKSWIDVKYEWNLSADTAESAALEDLLASAC; the protein is encoded by the coding sequence ATGACCGCATCCACGCTCGCGGCGGCCGCCACCGCCGTCGCACTGGCGCTCACCGCCACCGCGCCCGCGCAGGCGGCACCGCCACCGCCGCCGAGCCTCTCCCAAGCCCAATACCAACTGGCGCAGCTGCGGGTCGAGCCGGAGAACTCCTCTTCGGACTACGACCGCGACCTGTTCCCGCACTGGTCACCGGTCGAGGGCAACTGCAACGCCCGCGAGATGGTGCTGCGCCGCGACGGCGTCGGCGTCTCGGTCGGCGCCGACTGCTATCCCGACTCCGGCAGCTGGAGCAGTCCCTACGACGACTTCTCCACCACCGACCCCTCCGAAGCCAGCGTCGACCACATGGTGGCGCTGTCCGAAGCCTGGGTCTCCGGCGCCGACACCTGGTCGACCTCCCGCCGCGAGTCCTTCGCCAACGACCTCTCCGCGCCGCAGCTGTGGGCGGTCAGCGCCTCCAGCAACAGCTCCAAGGGCGACCGCGACCCCGCTGAATGGCTGCCCGAGCGCACCGCGGTGCACTGCGACTACACCAAGAGTTGGATCGACGTGAAGTACGAGTGGAACCTCAGCGCCGACACCGCGGAAAGCGCGGCCCTGGAGGACCTGCTGGCCTCCGCCTGCTGA
- a CDS encoding DUF742 domain-containing protein yields MGAGSAAQGEDPGRLVRPFAIGIDNAPGTGALDLLTRVVARRGPGPRDELRPERETLLRLAADPQTVAELAALIGLPLSVAKLLIADMVEAGDLAVCTAAPQLPGDDVLQVLLDGLRAL; encoded by the coding sequence ATGGGCGCGGGTAGCGCTGCCCAGGGGGAGGACCCCGGCCGACTGGTGCGGCCCTTCGCGATCGGCATCGACAACGCACCGGGCACCGGCGCGCTGGATCTGCTCACGCGCGTGGTGGCTCGCCGGGGCCCGGGCCCCCGCGACGAGCTGCGGCCCGAACGCGAGACCCTGCTGCGGCTGGCGGCCGATCCGCAGACCGTCGCCGAGCTCGCCGCGCTGATCGGGCTGCCGCTGAGCGTAGCCAAACTGCTGATCGCCGACATGGTCGAAGCCGGTGATCTGGCGGTGTGCACCGCGGCGCCGCAGCTGCCCGGCGACGACGTCCTGCAGGTGCTACTCGACGGACTGCGGGCGCTGTAG